A window of the Halichoerus grypus chromosome 2, mHalGry1.hap1.1, whole genome shotgun sequence genome harbors these coding sequences:
- the KRT13 gene encoding keratin, type I cytoskeletal 13: MSCRLQSSSASYGGGFGGGSCQLGGGRSISACSTRFVSGGSAGGYGGSMGCGFGGGAGSGFGGGFGGGFGGGLGGGLGGGLGGGFGGGFGGGFGDYSGGNGSFLSGNEKFTMQNLNDRLASYLDKVRALEEANTELEVKIRDWHLKQSPSSPEQDYSPYYKTIEELRDKILAATIDNNQVILEIDNARLAADDFRLKYENELTLRQSVEADINGLRRVLDELTLSKTDLEMQIESLNEELAYLKKNHEEEMKEFSSQVVGQVNVEMDATPGIDLTRVLAEMREQYEAMAEKNRRDAEEWFHSKSAELNKEVSSSTAMMETSKTEITELRRTLQGLEIELQSQLSMKAGLESTVAETECRYAMQLQQIQGLISCLEAQLSELRSEMECQNQEYKTLLDIKTRLEQEIATYRSLLEGQDARQDDWLTLLGRKHQRRGHHHHLLFGSPHFRHP, from the exons ATGAGCTGTCGTCTGCAGAGCTCCTCCGCCAGCTATGGAGGTGGTTTTGGGGGTGGCTCCTGCCAGCTGGGAGGAGGCCGCAGTATCTCTGCCTGTTCAACCCGCTTTGTCTCTGGGGGATCAGCTGGGGGCTACGGGGGCAGCATGGGCTGCGGCTTCGGTGGAGGGGCTGGTAGTGGTTTTGGGGGCGGCTTTGGAGGTGGCTTTGGAGGTGGCCTTGGAGGTGGCCTTGGAGGTGGCCTTGGAGGTGGCTTTGGTGGGGGTTTCGGCGGTGGCTTTGGTGACTACAGTGGTGGCAATGGCAGCTTCCTTTCCGGCAACGAGAAGTTCACCATGCAGAACCTCAACGACCGCTTGGCCTCCTACCTGGACAAGGTGCGCGCCCTGGAGGAGGCCAATACTGAGCTGGAGGTGAAGATCCGTGACTGGCACCTGAAGCAGAGCCCCAGCAGCCCCGAGCAGGACTACAGTCCCTACTACAAGACCATCGAGGAGCTGCGGGACAAG ATCCTGGCGGCCACCATCGACAACAACCAGGTCATTCTGGAGATTGACAACGCCCGGCTGGCTGCGGACGACTTCAGACTCAA gtATGAGAATGAGCTGACCCTGCGCCAGAGCGTGGAGGCCGACATCAATGGCCTGCGCCGGGTGCTGGATGAGCTGACCCTGTCCAAGACCGACCTGGAGATGCAGATCGAGAGCCTGAACGAGGAGCTGGCCTACCTGAAGAAGAACCACGAGGAG GAGATGAAGGAGTTCAGCAGCCAGGTGGTAGGTCAGGTCAACGTGGAGATGGACGCCACCCCCGGCATTGACCTGACCCGCGTGCTGGCCGAGATGAGGGAACAGTACGAGGCCATGGCGGAGAAGAACCGGCGGGACGCCGAGGAATGGTTCCACAGCAAG AGTGCAGAGCTGAACAAGGAGGTGTCCTCTAGCACCGCCATGATGGAGACCAGCAAGACGGAGATCACGGAGCTGAGGCGCACGCTCCAGGGCCTGGAGATCGAGCTGCAGTCCCAGCTCAGCATG AAAGCCGGGCTGGAGAGCACGGTGGCGGAGACTGAGTGCCGCTACGCCATGCAGCTGCAGCAGATCCAGGGGCTCATCAGCTGCCTGGAGGCCCAGCTGAGCGAGCTCCGTAGTGAGATGGAGTGCCAGAACCAGGAGTACAAGACTCTGCTGGACATCAAGACGCGGCTGGAGCAGGAGATCGCCACCTACCGCAGCCTGCTGGAGGGCCAGGACGCCAG ACAG gaTGACTGGCTTACCCTCCTCGGGAG GAAGCACCAGCGCCGcggtcaccaccaccacctcctctttGGGTCCCCGCACTTCAGACACCCGTAG
- the KRT36 gene encoding keratin, type I cuticular Ha6 — MATQVCSPVFSSGSAKGLCGLSWVSSVRSVGSCRVPSLAGTMGSASSIRLGLSSHGSCFPGSYLSAGCHPSGFVGSGGWFCEGSFNGSEKETMQFLNDRLANYLEKVRQLERENAELEKRIREWYESQIPYICPDYQSYFKTIEELQQKILLTKAENTRLVLQIDNAKLAADDFRTKYETELSMRQLVEADTNGLRRILDELTLCKADLEAQVESLKEELLCLKKNHEEEVNILRCQLGDRLNVEVDAAPPVDLNKILDDMRCQYEALVENNRRDVEAWFNTQTEELNQQVVSSSEQLQSCQAEIIELRRTVNALEIELQAQHSMRNSLESTLAETEARYGSQLGQMQCLISNVEAQLAEIRCDLERQNQEYQVLLDVKARLESEIATYRRLLESEDCKLPAHPCATECKPLVRGPYISTGPCAPAGPSGPTPQVSTQIRTITEEIRDGKVISSREHLQPCPL; from the exons ATGGCCACCCAGGTCTGCTCCCCCGTCTTCTCCTCTGGATCTGCCAAAGGCCTGTGCGGCCTCTCTTGGGTGTCCTCTGTCCGCTCTGTGGGCTCCTGCAGGGTACCCAGTCTTGCTGGTACTATGGGGTCCGCCTCCTCCATCAGGCTGGGCCTGTCCAGCCACGGGAGCTGCTTCCCTGGCTCCTACCTGTCTGCTGGGTGCCACCCCTCTGGCTTTGTTGGGAGTGGGGGCTGGTTCTGCGAGGGCTCCTTCAATGGCAGCGAGAAGGAGACCATGCAGTTCCTGAACGACCGCCTGGCCAACTACCTGGAGAAGGTGCGCCAGCTGGAGCGCGAGAACGCGGAGCTGGAGAAACGCATCCGGGAGTGGTACGAGTCTCAGATCCCATACATCTGCCCAGACTACCAGTCCTATTTCAAAACCATTGAGGAGCTCCAGCAGAAG ATCCTGCTGACCAAGGCTGAGAACACCAGGCTAGTCTTGCAGATTGACAACGCCAAGCTGGCTGCTGACGACTTTCGGACCAA GTACGAGACGGAGCTGTCCATGCGGCAGCTGGTGGAGGCCGACACGAATGGCCTGCGCCGGATCCTGGACGAGCTGACCCTGTGCAAGGCCGACCTGGAGGCCCAGGTGGAGTCCCTGAAGGAGGAGCTGCTGTGCCTCAAGAAGAACCACGAGGAG GAAGTCAACATACTCCGTTGCCAACTCGGGGACCGACTGAATGTGGAGGTGGATGCCGCCCCCCCAGTGGATCTCAACAAGATTCTGGATGATATGAGATGCCAGTATGAGGCCCTGGTGGAGAATAACCGTAGAGATGTGGAGGCTTGGTTCAACAcccag ACCGAGGAGCTGAACCAGCAGGTGGTGTCCAGCTCGGAGCAGCTGCAGTCCTGCCAGGCAGAGATCATCGAGCTGAGACGCACGGTCAACGCCCTGGAGATCGAGCTGCAGGCCCAGCACAGCATG AGGAATTCCCTGGAATCCACCCTGGCAGAGACCGAGGCCCGCTACGGCTCCCAGCTGGGCCAGATGCAGTGCTTGATCAGCAACGTGGAGGCCCAGCTGGCTGAGATCAGGTGTGACCTGGAGCGGCAGAACCAGGAGTACCAGGTGCTGCTGGACGTCAAGGCCCGGCTGGAGTCAGAGATCGCCACCTACCGCCGCCTGCTGGAGAGCGAGGACTGCAA GCTGCCTGCGCACCCTTGTGCCACGGAATGCAAGCCTTTGGTTAGGGGACCTTACATCTCGACTGGGCCCTGTGCTCCGGCTGGGCCCAGCGGCCCGACTCCCCAGGTCAGCACCCAGATCCGCACCATCACCGAGGAGATCAGAGACGGGAAAGTCATTTCCTCCAGGGAGCACCTGCAGCCCTGCCCGCTGTAG